A stretch of DNA from candidate division WOR-3 bacterium:
GACCAGGGTGTTCTCCTGTTGCCTGCGCTCGACCTTGACGAGTTGCTGGCGCTACGGGTATCATATGAAACGCGCAAGCGTCAGGCAGGGGGTCACGATGTGCCTTGGCCGGCCCCCCTCTTACTAAAGTCCACTTGACGATGACCATGCGTACTCCTATCATCGGGCAAGTGCGGTCAGTCATGCTTCGGTGCGGACCCGCAGTGGCTCGGCAGGTCTTAGATTTTGGTGGCTTCGGACACGACGCGAATTCTCGGATTCCGGTTGCTCCCCAACGGATAAGACTCCTACGTGGGATTCCCGGACCCGCCTCAAAATGATAGCGGCGACAGCACGGAGGCGGGTTTCTCATCAAACATGGATTTTTCCGCTCGGAATGGCAGTGTATGCCGTGGCGTTCCTGCTATTGTATCCGAAGGTTCCGGCAATAGTTGACGAACACTCCTACCTCACTCAGGCACTTCTGTTCCGCACCGGCCACATCACCTACGAAAACTCATCCATACCAGCCCCGCAACTAAGTGTGACCATGACCGTTCCGAAACTCCGAGTGCAGAACACTGAATACAGAACTTTCCGCCGAAACGCTGGGCGCGAGGCGCTGAAAACACAACTTTCCGCCGAAACGCTGGGTGTAGAACCGACCGGACGGATTGCCTCAAAGTATCCACCGGGCACCAGTCTGTTTCTTTTGCCCTTCACGCTGCCAGGATGGCGCTGGGCCTTTCTGTCCGGGCTGGTGCTTGCTCTTCTCGGCACCTGGCTGTTCTGGCAGGTGTTTGTCCGTCTTGAACCATCGGCCAATCCAGCTTGGGCCCTGCTCTACCTTTTCTACCCGGCCGTCGTCCTCTATTCCAGAACATTGATGAGCGATCTCTTGTCGGCAACTGTCCTTCTCGCTACTTTCTACTTGCTGCTACGGTTCGGCGAAAGGCCAATTGGCGCTGGGCTGTGCCTGGGATTTGCCTGTCTTGTTCGCTACTCGAACGTAGTGGCACTTCCTGCGTTTGTTGCCCTGATTGCGCTCAGCCCGGGCCGCCGGCTGCGTCGGATGGTGTACTTCTGCGTTGGTACGGCCGTGTTTGGCATCGTTATTCTGGGCTACAACACATATTGCTATGGTGGTCCACTTTCGTTTCCCTGGCATCTAACAGGCACCCTAGACCCCGCGTTTCTGACCGGCAATCTCGCATTCTACCTGCCGGCACTGCTTTTCCTCTATCCCCTCATGCTTCTTGCTCCGCTCGCGGCCGGAAAGTACCGACTCGCGCTCTCATTGCCTGCGTACACGCTCCTGCTCCCGGCCCTTTTTTTCTCGTACATTCCGTCGCTATCCGCGGGGGCTACCGGCCTGGCAATCGGGCTGCGTTATCTGCTTCCGGCGACGCCATTTTTCACGCTTGCCTATGCGCTGGCCGCGCATCGGCTGACGACCACGGTTCATGGCACCGAGCCGGTCAAGTATGCGTTCCTCGGCCTAATCTTTGCTCTGTCGCTTGTCATACAGTTCGTTCACGCCCGGTATCTGGAGACGCAGGATCGATACCGCAGGCTCGTGCTTGGCTCGGTACCTGAGGCGGCGCTGCTTGTGTGCAACGCCCGGGTGTCAGAGTTCCTGAGTGCGGCCTGGGGGTGGCGCGACTACATCCACTTCACTGAGCATAACGTACCTGTGCCGGTGGACCGCGCCATCAGCGCCAGAGATACGGTTTACGCCGCAATCCTCGAAACCAAGGTCTCGCGGGCCGGGCCGGAACTGGTTGTGTTTGGTGCGTTGCTCGCCCGACATCCGGGGCGTGTGCTGGTCAGTCAGACTGACAGACCGTGCTGGTTTCGGGTGTTCCGGCTCAAACCGGTCGAGTGCTCGCCGAATTAGCCGCGGGCCGGCTAGTGCGGCGTAGCTTGCGGCTGCGGCGGACAAGTCCGGCCCAGACAAATCCGATGACGATGAGCGCGGCGAAAAGGCCGTAGGAACCCAGCACCACGCCGACAACCTGGTATGCCTGCATTACGACCGGAGTTGTTTCAACGAGGAGCACGACCCAGAATGCGTAGGCCGCAACCGCAATAACAAAAACAATGCCATCCACAAGCAGATTTCCGGAAAGCACAAACGGTAGCGGACTCGGTGCCAGCAGCCGGAAATACTCCTCGGTTCGGTTCGGTCGGTCTTCGGCAAGGGCGGACTCGAAAAGTACCTGGCCACGCTGGGCAAGCGCGGCCAGGACGCAAGACAGCGCCGCGAAAATGAGCGCGAATATCGCTGGCCGGAAGGCATAGAACTGGGAAAGAGGCTCCAAGTGAGGCTCGCTGACGGTAACCGGAAATCTGATAAGCAGACCCGGCCCAAAGCCGCTGTAGAGGAGGAGTGCGCTGGAGAAGAATACCCGCAGATAAGCATTCGCCCGCATCGCTCGATCAAGTTCCCAGCGGTACCCGGTCCGGACAGCCGAGACTACAGCTTCGGTCAAGTCAGGTGGCACAGACATCAGTCAGAGGATAGGCAGGCTGTCTTGGATGTCAATCGGTGGTCCTACCCCAGGTGGGCCGGCTCAGTCGTGAGCCGGCGGTCGGATGACGTTCACGAGGTATCCGTGGCCGCCCAGCTCAAAAAACGAGACGATATTCTCCAGTTCGACGATAGTTCCGTCCCGCCGCAATGCTTGGAAACGGTACGGCCCCACTGTTTCCTGGCCGTGCAACCGGTTCTTAGCATGGTCAGAGACCTTTTCCCCGTCTGCCTCGGCAGCGAACGCGGTGAATGGACGCCCTAGTAGTTCAGTCTGGTCTGAGTAACCCAACAGCTCGGTGAATTGGCTATTCACATAGACTAGACGTCCATCACGTTCCACAGCGATACCATGGGCCGATTGTTCGAACATTGCTTTCATCTGACCGGATAGCTCCTCGACCCTTTCGGCAAGCCGTTTCCTTTCCGATATGTCGCGGACCACAACCTGCACCGCGGGCCGGCCCTGCCAGACAAATGGCGAGTTGACAACAGCGACCCAGACATAAGTCCCGTCCTTGCGCCGGAACCGCTCCTCGGCAAGGGGTGCAGGCCGACCCTGCTCTAGGGCCAGCCGGATACGCGCCATCACCAGCTCGCGGTCGTCCGGGTGAACGAAATCCATGACCGGCAGCCCGATCATCTCGTCCGGTCGGTCGTATCCGAGAATCGCTGCGCCGGTTCGGTTCACCAAGACAACGCGTCCGTCCTGGTGAACGGCGATGCCGTCCGGTGCGAGGTCGAATAATGCCCGATACTGAGCCTCGGATTCGGCAAGCCTGGCCTGGGCGCGCTTGCGTTCGGTGATGTCGGTGATGAATCCTTCGAATGCTACCGGTTTGCCGAACTGGTCGTAGACTCCCCGCCCTTGCTCCCATACCCACTTCAGTCCTTCCCTAGTGTTGAGCCGGTAGGTAACTTGGAACGGTTCGTGTCCTGCAATTGCCGCCTGGATTTCGGCATCAACCAGAGGTCGGTCTGCAGGGTGGATAAGGTTGCTGAACGTCTGCTTATTGCTGTTCACAAGTTCGTCGGGCCGGTACCCGGTCAGTGCAAAGCAGCCTTCGCTTGCGTATTCCATCGTCCAGTCAGGGTCATTGCGGCAGCGGTAGGCCATACCCGGTAGGTTAGCAAGCAGAGTTGCCAAGCGGCGCTGACTCTCGGCCAGCGCGTTCTCGGCTTGGCGGCGTTCAGTAATGTCCTCACCTGAACTCAGAGTGCCGAGGATGTTGCCCTGCTCGTCGCGCAGGAGTGCATTGTGCCAGGCAATTACCCGTTCAGATCCATCTGCGGTCAGGACCGGGTTCTCGTAGTACTCGTCCGGCCTGATGTCGCCTGAGATGATGCCGACAAAAGTCTGCATTACTGATTTGCGCTGACTTTCCGGGACGAAGTTCTCGACCCAGTTCCTGCCAATGATTTCCTCCTGGCTGCGGCCCAGGACTTGGCAGCCCTTGCGGTTTATCATTGTCACCTCTGCCTGCCGGTTCAGGGCGACGAGCATGACTTCGGCTACGTCCAGATACTCTTTGGCTCGATCACGTTCCCGGCGCAGTTCAGCGGCCATAGCCTGGAGTTGCGCTTCGGCGCGTTTGCGGTCAGAAATGTCACGCACGATGATGAGGTCTGCGGGCTGACCCCTCCAGACCGTCTTAGCTGCAGTGATCTCCACGTCTGCGGCAGTACCATCCTTGCGCAGGATCTTTGTCTCGTACTGTGGGGGCACCGGCTCGCCTGCCAGGCGGCGCTGATACCGGGAAAGAAGCTTTGCCCGTTCATCCGGATGGCCGAGTTCGGCTGGGCCCATGCGCAGCAGCTCTTCCGCCGTGTAGCCGGTTATTTCGCATGCGCGCTGGTTGACGTACACATGCCGGGCCTGCGGTCCCAAAGCAATCAGGATGGCGTCATCGGCGTTAGCCGCAAGCTCACGGAAGTTGGCCTCGCTCTCGCGCAAAGCGCGGGCGGCACGAATCCGCTCGGTTGCATCCCGCGCCAGTGCTAGGACCAAGGTACGGCCTTCCAGTTCAACGAGTGAACAGGACACGTCCACCGGAACCTCAGTGCCGTCGCGGCGAACATTGACCGCCTCACCGTGGTACTCCCCCCGCTGCAAGAGTGCATCCCGTACCAGCTCCAGTCCGGCCCGCGCTGGTGCTGGAATAATGTCTTCCACTCTCAGTCGCAAAAGTTCCTCTCGCGTGTACCCCAGCATGCGGCAGGCGCTCTCGTTCACGTCAAGGATGCTGCCGTCCAGAGTTTCAAGATACATCGCATCCCGGAGAGCGGCAAATAAACGCCGGTACTTCTCCTCAGACTCCCGCATCAGACGCTCGGTCCGAACCCGCTCCGTGACGTCGCGGGCAATGGCAAAGAAAAACCGATTGCCATCGTTCATAACCGCGGTCGCGCTGTACTCAACAATGGCTGCGCCACCCGAGGCGGTCAAAATGTCCAGCGTGCCGGAAAGCTGGGGTCGTGACAAGAGCTGGCGGAACTCAGCCTCGGCCGCGCGACGGCCGGGCGGTGGTACAAGGTCGGCTACTGACTTTCCTATTAGCGCCTCCTGCGGAAAGCCGGTGATTTCTGACGCGGCCCGGTTCGCTTCAATGATACGGCCCCGACGATTGACCAGAACCACGGCGTCCGAAGTAGCCTGCAACAGCAGGCCGTACTTTTCCTCGGACGCTCGGGCCGCCTGCTCGGCCCGCCAGTTCTGAGTAACGTCCCGGGCAATGCATACGACTCCGGCAACCCGGCCGGTCTTATCCCGGCCGGCTGTGGCATACAGGTATATCGCAACTTGCTTTCGGTTCCGATGCACGCACTGAAACCCGCCGGCAAAATCGCGGCCGGCCATTATCCGGCCGAGGTCGAAGTGCAGCCGGTCCGCTCCGACTCCGGATGCGGGGAATATTACCTCAAACGGCCTGCCAGCAGCTTCGTGCTCGGCATAGCCGAATACCCGTTCTGCCTCGTCGTTCCAGAATATGATGCGACCATGCCGGTCAAGGTGGATAACGACGTCGCCAGCTTGGACCGCGACCGAGGAGTGAAGTGGACCTGGCCGATGGATGCCGGTGGACAACTGAGAGCCATGTGCCCGGAGTTCCGCGCTCACCCCTCCAGTCGTTGGCTGCCCAGAGTTCGGCCGGGGTTTCCGGGGTTGTTCCACATTCCGAGCGTGGAACACCCGGCGCTTTTCCTTCACGGGTTGACTCCTAGCGTGCGCATTCTAAACCACCTCGTTACTGTGTCAAGCGGCGGCAGGAAAAACAAACCGCAGTCTTGTGCAGAGCCGCACTGTGGCTACCCGAAAGAATTTTAGTGTCGAAGCTCCGACTCAATAAAGGCCACAGTGCCGCGTGTCGGCAATCATGCGCAAACTTCATCCTGGGCTTCGTCGCCCCACAATAATGCCAATTGTCGTTAACCCATCATACGCAAGAATTGTTCCAATTAAACCGACGGCGGACTGTGCGCTAAGTTCCAGCAACGGTTGATGTTACATTGGGACATCTATCGCGATGCCGTTCCACCCCGTCAACATGCCGGAAAATACGGCGTTGAATATGGAGTTTATGAAGGCTCAGCGCTGCTCTACGACAATCGCTTCAACGTCGCGGAGGTGCGACACCATGTAGTCGGGTCGGTACATGGCAAGAAGCGCAACCGGTCTAAATCCATGGGTTACCGCGCAACTGGTGATTCCGGCAGCCCGCGCCGCAATGATGTCCTGCTCGGTGTCGCCGACAACCAGCGCGTCTGCGCTCCTTCCGCCAAGGCGTTCGAGCGCCGAAAGGAACGGCTCAGGATCGGGCTTATGTTTCCTGCCCTCTGCCCAGCCGTGGATGTAGTCAAAGTAGCAGTCAATGCCTGCTGCACTGGCCGATTCTTCAGCCTGAGTCTGGTGTTTCGTGGTCACGATCGCAAGCTTCGCACCAATTGTCTTGAGACAAGCAAGCAGTTCCCTTGCTCCGGGGTAGGGCCGTTGAACTTTGAGTCCGTGAGCCGCGTAGTGCTGGCGGAATGCATTGGCAAACGCCTTTGCCTGATTCGGTTCGGCCGGGTACCCGAGTTCAGCGAGAATCAGCTCCAGGGGCTTGCCGACCTGTATCAGGATTGTGTCCCGGTCTGGTGGCTCGCGTTGGTCAACCGTTGCGAGCGCGTACCGGACCGACGCCACAAGACTATCGGCCGAGTCAACCAGCGTGCCGTCGAGGTCAAAGAGAACAAATGGGTAGCGGAGCGAAACCGTCAGGGACTCCAGAGTTCTAAGTTCTTGACTCCGGGCGTTGCCCCGGATTCCGGGCATCGGACGCCCAGCCCGTCGAATCCTCGGCCTCTTGAGTTCTTTGCCGGTAGTACTTGTCCAGATTCGAGTCCCGAACCCGCTTGAGTTCGGTTCGCGGGAACATGGCAAGCAGTTCCCAGCCGAGCTCAAGGGTCTGCACGATGGTTCGGTTCTCGAATTCGCCCTGTGACACATACCGTTTCTCGAACTCGCGGGCGAAGCTGAGATAGACCCTATCCATCTCGGTCAAGGCTGCTTCGCCAAGAATGACCTCGAGTTCTTCGGCCTCCTTGCCCCGAGCATAGCAGGCGTAGAGCTGGTTGAACAGATCAGCGTGGTCTTCGCGGGTTTTGCCGGCGCCGATGCCCTTGTCTTTGAGCCGGGAGAGTGATGGCAACACGTCAATTGGTGGCGACACGCCCCGGCGATGCATCGGCCGCGAGAGGATAATCTGCCCTTCGGTAATGTAACCCGTGAGGTCCGGTATCGGATGGGTCTTGTCGTCTTCAGGCATTGTCAGAACCGGCATCATGGTGATTGAGCCTGGCTGGCCTTTGATGCGACCACAGCGCTCGTAAACCGAGGCGAGGTCGGTGTAAAGGTAACCCGGGAAGCCACGGCGCCCCGGGATTTCTTTGCGTGCGGCCGAGATTTCGCGTAGCGCTTCGCAGTAGTTGGTCATGTCGGTGAGCACGACGAGTACGTGCATGCCGAGCGTGAAGGCAAGATACTCAGCTGCGGT
This window harbors:
- a CDS encoding HAD-IA family hydrolase produces the protein MPGIRGNARSQELRTLESLTVSLRYPFVLFDLDGTLVDSADSLVASVRYALATVDQREPPDRDTILIQVGKPLELILAELGYPAEPNQAKAFANAFRQHYAAHGLKVQRPYPGARELLACLKTIGAKLAIVTTKHQTQAEESASAAGIDCYFDYIHGWAEGRKHKPDPEPFLSALERLGGRSADALVVGDTEQDIIAARAAGITSCAVTHGFRPVALLAMYRPDYMVSHLRDVEAIVVEQR
- a CDS encoding V-type ATP synthase subunit B translates to MIKEYQTVVSVAGPLLLVEGVEGVKYQELVEIRTADPDGRESAGLTRRGQVLEVDHDRALVQVFEGSSGISVPRTRVRFLGRGITVGLSPDIMGRVFDGLGRPRDSGPEIIPEEQRDINGAPINPCAREYPNEFIQTGISAIDGLNTLVRGQKLPIFSGSGLPHNRLAAQIVRQATVLGISDSDTPSRTTFAVVFAAMGITLEEAQFFIQSFTESGAIERTVLFLNLADEPAIERIAAPRTALTAAEYLAFTLGMHVLVVLTDMTNYCEALREISAARKEIPGRRGFPGYLYTDLASVYERCGRIKGQPGSITMMPVLTMPEDDKTHPIPDLTGYITEGQIILSRPMHRRGVSPPIDVLPSLSRLKDKGIGAGKTREDHADLFNQLYACYARGKEAEELEVILGEAALTEMDRVYLSFAREFEKRYVSQGEFENRTIVQTLELGWELLAMFPRTELKRVRDSNLDKYYRQRTQEAEDSTGWASDARNPGQRPESRT
- a CDS encoding PAS domain S-box protein, encoding MKEKRRVFHARNVEQPRKPRPNSGQPTTGGVSAELRAHGSQLSTGIHRPGPLHSSVAVQAGDVVIHLDRHGRIIFWNDEAERVFGYAEHEAAGRPFEVIFPASGVGADRLHFDLGRIMAGRDFAGGFQCVHRNRKQVAIYLYATAGRDKTGRVAGVVCIARDVTQNWRAEQAARASEEKYGLLLQATSDAVVLVNRRGRIIEANRAASEITGFPQEALIGKSVADLVPPPGRRAAEAEFRQLLSRPQLSGTLDILTASGGAAIVEYSATAVMNDGNRFFFAIARDVTERVRTERLMRESEEKYRRLFAALRDAMYLETLDGSILDVNESACRMLGYTREELLRLRVEDIIPAPARAGLELVRDALLQRGEYHGEAVNVRRDGTEVPVDVSCSLVELEGRTLVLALARDATERIRAARALRESEANFRELAANADDAILIALGPQARHVYVNQRACEITGYTAEELLRMGPAELGHPDERAKLLSRYQRRLAGEPVPPQYETKILRKDGTAADVEITAAKTVWRGQPADLIIVRDISDRKRAEAQLQAMAAELRRERDRAKEYLDVAEVMLVALNRQAEVTMINRKGCQVLGRSQEEIIGRNWVENFVPESQRKSVMQTFVGIISGDIRPDEYYENPVLTADGSERVIAWHNALLRDEQGNILGTLSSGEDITERRQAENALAESQRRLATLLANLPGMAYRCRNDPDWTMEYASEGCFALTGYRPDELVNSNKQTFSNLIHPADRPLVDAEIQAAIAGHEPFQVTYRLNTREGLKWVWEQGRGVYDQFGKPVAFEGFITDITERKRAQARLAESEAQYRALFDLAPDGIAVHQDGRVVLVNRTGAAILGYDRPDEMIGLPVMDFVHPDDRELVMARIRLALEQGRPAPLAEERFRRKDGTYVWVAVVNSPFVWQGRPAVQVVVRDISERKRLAERVEELSGQMKAMFEQSAHGIAVERDGRLVYVNSQFTELLGYSDQTELLGRPFTAFAAEADGEKVSDHAKNRLHGQETVGPYRFQALRRDGTIVELENIVSFFELGGHGYLVNVIRPPAHD